A genome region from Gigantopelta aegis isolate Gae_Host chromosome 3, Gae_host_genome, whole genome shotgun sequence includes the following:
- the LOC121368825 gene encoding spermine oxidase-like has protein sequence MPALINTDVVVVGAGIAGLSAAAHLVKQGVRRITVLEASNRIGGRMRTQPFGSGIIELGANWIHGASLNNSVFTLASQHALLTPYVTLNRMEGYCYTEDGHAISTDVTEKVVSAYHQIGKDLEESDSFKTSYVSYEEFVDTRIDECLSTMRQSDQRDAKAVFNCLKNRDRFHNGSDLGDCSLKGIGIYEELPGGEVKIPGRGMEGIISVLHNCLPHGTVHLDTEVLTIQWRDTSSNNQIKIVCSNGDIFYADHIIVTSSLGYLKKHHRSMFVPPLPTWKQETIDRTGFGTVNKIFLEFEKPFWTRGRGGVKFAWTDKEAEMKSPSEWYKRIFAFDEVLNNPNVLVGWIATEAAVHLESLDVSEVSQTCIEFLRRFLSSPSPEKPKRVVVSSWKNDPWACGSYSFCAMETPNDFANQLMDPVMEGRKPVVLFAGEATHFKWYSTMHGARSSGLREAERLLHFYNVSSHL, from the exons ATGCCTGCTCTCATCAATACTGACGTCGTCGTGGTTGGTGCTGGCATTGCGGGTCTATCAGCAGCAGCGCACCTCGTCAAGCAGGGAGTGCGACGCATCACGGTCTTAGAGGCGTCCAACAG AATTGGTGGTCGTATGAGAACCCAGCCATTTGGCAGTGGCATCATTGAATTAGGAGCGAACTGGATCCACGGGGCCAGTCTTAACAATTCTGTCTTCACCCTGGCGAGTCAACACGCCTTGCTCACACCGTATGTCACTTTAAACAG AATGGAAGGCTACTGCTACACTGAAGACGGACATGCCATTTCGACAGACGTCACAGAAAAAGTTGTATCTGCTTACCACCAAATTGGAAAGGATCTGGAGGAAAGTGACAGCTTCAAAACAAGCTATGTTTCGTATGAAGAATTTGTGGATACACGAATAGACGAATGCCTGTCAACGATGCGCCAGTCAGACCAACGCGATGCCAAAGCagtgtttaactgtttaaagAACCGTGATCGATTCCACAATGGTTCAGATTTGGGGGATTGTTCACTGAAAGGCATTGGAATCTACGAAGAGCTTCCCGGGGGTGAGGTCAAAATACCAGGACGTGGCATGGAGGGCATCATTTCAGTGTTGCATAACTGTCTACCACACGGTACTGTTCACTTAGACACGGAAGTATTAACTATTCAATGGAGAGACACTTCAAGCAATAACCAAATCAAAATCGTTTGCAGTAACGGCGACATCTTTTATGCAGATCACATCATCGTGACCTCATCTTTGGGATATCTGAAAAAACATCATCGCAGTATGTTTGTTCCGCCGTTGCCAACGTGGAAACAAGAAACTATTGATAGAACTGGGTTCGGAACAGTTAACAAAATATTCCTCGAATTTGAAAAGCCATTTTGGACACGGGGTCGCGGAGGCGTCAAATTTGCCTGGACGGACAAAGAAGCAGAAATGAAATCGCCATCTGAGTGGTACAAGCGTATCTTTGCGTTTGACGAAGTGCTCAATAACCCCAACGTCCTGGTGGGATGGATCGCCACAGAGGCAGCGGTCCATCTCGAGTCCCTTGACGTCAGTGAAGTATCTCAAACCTGCATCGAATTTCTGCGACGATTCTTGTCTAGTCCTTCACCGGAGAAACCAAAACGAGTGGTCGTGTCTTCTTGGAAAAACGACCCGTGGGCATGTGGGTCCTATTCCTTTTGTGCTATGGAAACTCCAAATGATTTCGCAAATCAGTTAATGGATCCAGTGATGGAAGGAAGAAAGCCTGTGGTGTTGTTTGCTGGGGAAGCTACCCACTTTAAGTGGTACTCCACCATGCACGGGGCGCGATCGTCTGGTTTGAGAGAAGCAGAAAGGTTGCTTCATTTTTACAACGTTTCTTCACATCTGTGA